One Mycobacterium kubicae genomic window carries:
- a CDS encoding DUF3073 domain-containing protein translates to MGRGRAKAKQTKVARELKYSSPQTDFQRLQQELSGTSADGSGPGDGDGRFPDDSWEQDDDWRR, encoded by the coding sequence ATGGGCCGCGGCCGGGCTAAGGCAAAGCAGACCAAGGTTGCACGAGAACTGAAGTACAGCTCCCCCCAGACCGACTTCCAACGGCTTCAGCAGGAGCTGTCAGGGACGAGTGCCGATGGATCTGGCCCCGGGGACGGCGACGGAAGGTTCCCCGACGATTCCTGGGAGCAAGACGACGACTGGCGCCGCTAG
- the purM gene encoding phosphoribosylformylglycinamidine cyclo-ligase, whose translation MTDPITYASSGVDIEAGDRAVELFKPLASKATRPEVRGGLGGFAGLFALRGDYREPVLAASTDGVGTKLAVAQAMDKHDTVGLDLVAMVVDDLVVCGAEPLFLQDYIAVGRSVPERLAAIVSGIADGCVRAGCALLGGETAEHPGLMEPDHYDISATGVGVVEADAVLGPDRVKPGDVIIAMGSSGLHSNGYSLARTVLLEIDRMNLAGYVEEFGRTLGEELLEPTIIYAKDCLALAAETQVRTFCHVTGGGLAGNLERVIPQGLVAEVDRGTWTPAPVFAMIAQRGRVSRAEMEKTFNMGVGMIAVVAPEDTDRARAILTARHLDSWVLGSVGKGGKGSPRAKLVGQHPRF comes from the coding sequence ATGACGGATCCCATCACCTACGCGTCTTCCGGGGTGGACATTGAAGCCGGCGATCGCGCCGTTGAACTGTTCAAGCCACTGGCGAGCAAGGCCACCAGGCCCGAGGTGCGCGGCGGACTGGGCGGCTTCGCCGGACTGTTCGCCTTGCGCGGTGACTACCGCGAACCCGTGCTGGCCGCCTCCACCGATGGTGTAGGCACCAAGCTCGCCGTCGCCCAGGCTATGGACAAACACGACACCGTCGGCCTCGACCTGGTCGCGATGGTGGTCGACGACCTGGTGGTGTGCGGCGCAGAGCCGCTGTTCCTGCAGGACTACATCGCCGTCGGGCGCAGCGTCCCGGAACGGTTGGCGGCCATCGTCAGCGGAATCGCCGACGGCTGTGTGCGGGCCGGTTGCGCGCTGCTGGGCGGCGAAACCGCCGAACACCCCGGGCTCATGGAGCCCGACCACTACGACATCTCCGCCACCGGCGTCGGCGTCGTCGAAGCCGATGCGGTGCTGGGTCCCGACCGCGTCAAACCCGGCGACGTCATCATCGCAATGGGTTCCTCAGGCCTGCATTCCAACGGGTACTCGCTGGCGCGCACGGTCTTATTGGAGATCGACCGGATGAACCTTGCCGGCTACGTCGAGGAATTCGGTCGCACCCTGGGCGAGGAACTGCTCGAGCCGACCATCATCTACGCCAAGGATTGCCTGGCCTTGGCGGCCGAAACCCAGGTTCGGACGTTCTGCCACGTGACCGGCGGGGGACTGGCGGGCAACCTGGAACGCGTCATCCCGCAAGGGCTGGTCGCTGAGGTCGACCGGGGCACCTGGACTCCCGCGCCGGTGTTCGCCATGATCGCTCAGCGCGGACGCGTCTCCCGCGCCGAGATGGAGAAGACGTTCAACATGGGCGTCGGCATGATCGCCGTCGTAGCACCCGAGGACACCGACCGAGCGCGGGCCATCCTGACCGCACGACACCTCGATAGCTGGGTACTGGGATCGGTTGGCAAGGGCGGGAAAGGCAGCCCGCGCGCGAAGCTCGTCGGGCAGCACCCCAGGTTCTAA
- the purF gene encoding amidophosphoribosyltransferase — protein sequence MTVEQPEQDFNAPREECGVFGVWAPGEDVAKLTYYGLYALQHRGQEAAGIAVADGSQVLVFKDLGLVSQVFDEQTLAAMEGHVAIGHCRYSTTGDTTWENAQPVFRNTAAGTGVALGHNGNLVNTAELAARARDAGLIAKRCPAPATTDSDILGALLAHGSADSTLEQAALELLPTVRGAFCLTFMDENTLYACRDPHGVRPLSLGRLDRGWVVASETAALDIVGASFVRDIEPGELLAIDADGVRSTRFANPTPKGCVFEYVYLARPDSTIGGRSIHATRLEIGRRLARECPVDADLVIGVPESGTPAAVGYAQESGIPYGQGLMKNAYVGRTFIQPSQTIRQLGIRLKLNPLKEVIRGKRLIVVDDSIVRGNTQRALVRMLREAGAVEVHVRIASPPVKWPCFYGIDFPSPAELIANAVEDEGEMLEAVRHAINADTLGYISLRGLIAATEQPASRLCTACFNGTYPIELPSESALGKNVIEHMLANTARGAGLGDLVADEVPVGR from the coding sequence GTGACTGTCGAGCAGCCCGAGCAAGACTTCAACGCCCCACGTGAAGAGTGTGGCGTCTTCGGGGTCTGGGCCCCAGGGGAAGACGTCGCCAAGCTCACTTACTACGGCCTCTATGCGCTGCAGCATCGTGGCCAAGAGGCCGCCGGCATCGCCGTCGCCGATGGTTCCCAGGTGCTGGTCTTCAAGGACCTGGGCCTGGTCAGCCAAGTGTTCGACGAGCAGACGCTGGCGGCGATGGAAGGCCACGTCGCCATCGGGCACTGCCGTTACTCGACCACCGGCGACACGACGTGGGAGAACGCCCAGCCGGTGTTCCGCAACACCGCCGCAGGCACCGGCGTCGCGTTGGGACACAACGGCAACCTGGTCAACACCGCCGAGCTCGCCGCACGCGCCCGCGATGCGGGTTTGATCGCGAAACGCTGCCCCGCCCCGGCGACGACGGATTCCGACATCTTGGGTGCGCTGCTGGCCCACGGTTCGGCCGATTCCACGCTCGAGCAGGCGGCTTTGGAGCTGCTACCGACCGTGCGCGGCGCGTTCTGCCTGACTTTCATGGACGAAAACACCCTGTACGCCTGCCGCGACCCGCATGGGGTGCGGCCCTTGTCGCTGGGCCGGCTGGACCGCGGCTGGGTGGTGGCGTCGGAGACCGCCGCGCTGGACATCGTCGGTGCTTCGTTCGTGCGCGACATCGAACCCGGCGAACTGCTGGCGATCGATGCCGACGGCGTGCGCTCCACCCGCTTCGCCAACCCCACGCCCAAGGGCTGCGTCTTCGAATACGTCTATCTGGCCCGGCCGGACAGCACCATCGGCGGCCGATCCATCCACGCCACCCGGCTGGAAATCGGTCGCCGCCTGGCTCGCGAATGCCCGGTCGACGCCGACTTGGTGATCGGCGTGCCCGAATCCGGGACCCCCGCGGCGGTGGGCTACGCCCAGGAGTCCGGCATCCCCTACGGGCAAGGGCTGATGAAGAACGCCTACGTGGGCCGCACCTTCATCCAGCCGTCGCAGACCATCCGCCAGCTCGGTATCCGGCTCAAGCTGAACCCGCTCAAAGAGGTGATCCGTGGCAAGCGGCTCATCGTCGTCGACGACTCGATCGTGCGGGGCAACACCCAACGCGCGCTGGTGCGGATGCTGCGCGAAGCCGGGGCGGTGGAAGTGCACGTGCGCATCGCCTCGCCACCGGTGAAGTGGCCCTGCTTCTACGGCATCGACTTCCCGTCCCCGGCGGAGTTGATCGCCAACGCCGTCGAGGATGAAGGCGAGATGCTCGAGGCCGTCCGGCATGCGATCAACGCCGACACGCTGGGCTACATTTCGCTGCGCGGGCTCATCGCCGCCACTGAGCAACCGGCCTCGCGCCTGTGCACCGCGTGCTTCAACGGCACCTATCCGATCGAATTGCCGAGCGAGTCGGCGTTGGGCAAGAACGTGATTGAGCACATGCTCGCCAACACCGCCCGCGGTGCGGGCTTGGGTGACCTGGTCGCCGACGAAGTTCCCGTCGGGCGCTGA
- a CDS encoding sterol carrier family protein, with protein MPARRRPDPAQTRQIVSALAEWLQDESRPAPDRNALATAVRLTARTLAELAPGASVEVRVPPFVAVQCISGPRHTRGTPPNVVETDPRTWLLVATGLLSLAQATAAGSVTLSGSRAGEIGHLLPVVQLS; from the coding sequence ATGCCCGCCCGCCGCAGACCTGATCCGGCACAGACTCGGCAGATCGTGTCGGCCCTGGCGGAGTGGCTGCAGGACGAGAGTCGTCCGGCGCCCGACCGGAACGCGTTGGCGACGGCGGTTCGCCTCACCGCCCGTACGCTCGCCGAACTGGCACCGGGCGCCAGCGTCGAAGTGCGGGTGCCGCCGTTCGTCGCGGTGCAATGCATCTCCGGGCCGAGGCACACCCGCGGCACCCCGCCGAACGTGGTGGAGACCGACCCGCGCACCTGGCTGCTGGTGGCGACGGGACTACTGAGCTTGGCGCAGGCGACGGCGGCCGGTTCGGTGACGCTGTCCGGTTCGCGTGCGGGTGAAATTGGACACTTGTTACCGGTGGTGCAGTTGAGCTAG
- a CDS encoding haloacid dehalogenase-like hydrolase: MTLRAVVLLSLIMVTLSGCGHANDRRAAHGCRTLATDPGWYGDNRDRINAMIGQLGACGKTGSVADGAPLALFDWDNTTVRNDIGHATFFWIVRNSKIRQPRDWAATSQFLTPQAAAALTEACGTLSAVGQPIPTGSPAGTGCADELVSIYNDVRTRSGAAAFAGYNHRRFKPVDAWLLQLLAGWTDADVTGFATAARQENLDAAQGAEQTVGSTRQTAWVRYYPQMRDLIGTLQANGFDVRVISASPEAVVKVWAADVGITGDRVMGVRVEHDGDAVTTRLASCGGETSMPFNEGKRCRVNEQVFGMQGTAAFEQAPHRQVFGAGDSDGDVTFVGDATAARLVLNRNQIELMCRAYDNADGRWLVNPTFLNPMPKSPPYPCATKGFDEPDGGQAPLRRPDGAVVADQQDRVF; encoded by the coding sequence ATGACACTGCGGGCGGTTGTGTTGCTGAGCCTGATCATGGTGACACTGAGCGGTTGCGGTCATGCCAACGACCGCCGGGCCGCGCATGGTTGCCGCACGCTGGCCACCGACCCCGGTTGGTACGGGGACAACCGCGACCGGATCAACGCGATGATCGGCCAACTCGGCGCGTGCGGCAAGACCGGCTCGGTGGCCGACGGCGCGCCACTGGCGTTGTTCGACTGGGACAACACCACCGTGCGCAACGACATCGGCCACGCGACGTTCTTCTGGATCGTGCGCAACTCCAAAATCCGCCAACCCCGCGACTGGGCGGCCACCAGTCAATTTCTCACCCCGCAGGCCGCCGCCGCCCTGACCGAGGCCTGCGGCACCCTCTCCGCGGTCGGCCAACCCATCCCGACCGGATCACCGGCCGGCACCGGATGCGCCGACGAGCTGGTGTCCATCTACAACGACGTCCGGACCCGTTCGGGCGCAGCAGCTTTCGCCGGCTACAACCACCGCCGGTTCAAACCGGTTGACGCCTGGCTGTTGCAGTTGCTGGCCGGCTGGACCGACGCCGACGTGACCGGCTTCGCCACCGCAGCGCGCCAGGAGAACCTGGACGCCGCTCAGGGCGCCGAGCAGACGGTGGGCAGCACCCGCCAAACCGCCTGGGTCCGCTACTACCCGCAGATGCGTGACCTCATTGGCACGCTGCAGGCCAACGGCTTTGACGTCCGGGTCATCTCGGCCTCACCGGAGGCGGTGGTCAAGGTCTGGGCCGCCGACGTCGGGATCACCGGGGACCGGGTGATGGGTGTCCGCGTCGAACACGACGGTGACGCGGTAACGACCCGACTGGCGTCATGCGGCGGCGAAACGTCCATGCCATTCAACGAGGGGAAGCGTTGTCGAGTCAACGAGCAAGTGTTCGGTATGCAGGGCACCGCGGCCTTCGAGCAAGCCCCCCATCGGCAAGTGTTCGGCGCCGGCGATTCCGACGGCGACGTGACGTTCGTCGGTGACGCCACCGCTGCGCGCCTGGTGCTCAACCGCAACCAGATCGAGTTGATGTGCCGCGCCTACGACAATGCCGACGGCCGCTGGCTGGTCAATCCGACGTTCCTCAACCCCATGCCGAAGAGTCCGCCCTATCCCTGCGCCACAAAGGGTTTCGATGAACCCGACGGCGGTCAGGCGCCGCTGCGCCGACCCGACGGCGCCGTGGTCGCCGATCAGCAGGACCGGGTCTTCTGA
- a CDS encoding CPBP family intramembrane glutamic endopeptidase has product MSRLRAVAVAAGLVGWSFVSPLLPQRFRVPGQAAVGALSVAALHPPLGLAPPRLWAGLRLGAAAGALTAGGIAASTAVPMVRAAMATHSVPASPAEWLAWRIPVGTVWSEEATFRAALGAAGAAAFGPTGGRWLQALAFGLSHVPDARAAGDPVAPTVAVTALAGWVFGWLADRSGSLAAPMLTHLAINEAGAVAALANQRKR; this is encoded by the coding sequence ATGAGCCGGCTGCGGGCAGTGGCGGTGGCCGCCGGGCTGGTGGGATGGAGCTTCGTCAGTCCGCTGCTGCCGCAACGCTTTCGAGTACCCGGGCAAGCCGCGGTCGGTGCGCTGTCAGTGGCCGCGCTGCACCCGCCGCTGGGCCTGGCGCCGCCGCGGTTGTGGGCGGGCTTGCGCCTCGGGGCGGCGGCAGGAGCGCTGACGGCCGGTGGAATCGCGGCGAGCACAGCGGTCCCGATGGTCCGCGCGGCGATGGCCACCCACAGCGTGCCCGCATCCCCGGCCGAGTGGCTGGCCTGGCGGATACCCGTCGGCACGGTGTGGTCCGAAGAGGCCACCTTCCGCGCGGCGCTGGGCGCTGCCGGCGCGGCAGCTTTCGGTCCGACGGGTGGGCGATGGCTGCAGGCATTGGCTTTCGGCCTCTCCCATGTCCCGGACGCGCGTGCGGCCGGTGACCCGGTGGCCCCCACCGTGGCGGTGACCGCACTGGCCGGCTGGGTATTCGGCTGGCTGGCCGACCGCAGCGGCAGTCTGGCCGCGCCGATGCTGACCCACCTGGCCATCAATGAAGCGGGCGCGGTTGCCGCGTTAGCTAATCAGCGAAAGCGGTGA
- the purL gene encoding phosphoribosylformylglycinamidine synthase subunit PurL, protein MTSARTQIDTVDHAASSPDQPQPFHELGLKDDEYERIREILGRRPTDTELAMYSVMWSEHCSYKSSKVHLRYFGETTTDDMRAGMLAGIGENAGVVDIGDGWAVTFKVESHNHPSYVEPYQGAATGVGGIVRDIMAMGARPIAVMDQLRFGAADAPDTRRVLDGVVRGIGGYGNSLGLPNIGGETVFDASYAGNPLVNAMCVGVLRQEDLHLAFASGTGNKIILFGARTGLDGIGGVSVLASDTFSADGGAENSRKKLPSVQVGDPFMEKVLIECCLELYAGGLVIGIQDLGGAGLSCATSELASAGDGGMAIQLDAVPLRAKDMTPAEVLCSESQERMCAVVAPENVDAFLAVCRKWEVLATVIGEVTDGDRLRITWNGETVVDVPPRTVAHEGPVYQRPVQRPDYQDALNADTSAALPRPTTGDELRATLLALLGSPHLCSRGFITEQYDRYVRGNTVLCEHADGGVLRIDELTGRGIALSTDASGRYTKLDPYTGAQLALAEAYRNVAVTGATPVAVTNCLNFGSPEDPGVMWQFAQAVRGLADGCAALGIPVTGGNVSFYNQTGSSAILPTPVVGVLGVIDDVSRRIPTGLGTEPGETLLLLGDTRDEFDGSIWAQVTADHLGGLPPAVDLAREKLLADVLSAASRDGLVSAAHDLSEGGLAQAIVEAALAGETGCRIVLPEDVDPFVALFSESAGRVLVAVPRTEESRFRAMCEARGLPAVRIGVVDQGSDAVEVQGLFTVSLAELRETWETVLPRLFG, encoded by the coding sequence GTGACGAGCGCGCGCACCCAGATTGACACCGTCGACCACGCCGCCAGCTCCCCCGACCAGCCGCAACCCTTCCACGAGCTGGGTCTCAAAGACGACGAATACGAGCGGATCCGCGAGATCCTGGGGCGCCGGCCGACCGACACCGAGTTGGCCATGTACTCGGTGATGTGGAGCGAGCACTGCTCGTACAAGTCCTCCAAGGTCCACCTGCGCTACTTCGGGGAGACCACCACCGACGACATGCGCGCCGGGATGCTAGCCGGAATCGGGGAGAACGCCGGCGTCGTCGACATCGGCGACGGCTGGGCGGTGACCTTCAAAGTCGAGTCCCACAACCACCCTTCGTACGTGGAGCCATACCAAGGAGCGGCCACCGGCGTCGGCGGCATCGTCCGCGACATCATGGCCATGGGCGCACGCCCGATCGCCGTCATGGACCAGCTCCGATTCGGTGCCGCCGACGCACCCGATACCCGCCGCGTGCTCGACGGCGTCGTGCGCGGCATCGGCGGCTACGGAAACTCGCTGGGACTGCCCAACATCGGCGGGGAGACGGTCTTCGACGCAAGCTACGCCGGCAATCCTCTGGTCAACGCGATGTGTGTGGGGGTGTTGCGGCAGGAGGACCTGCACCTGGCGTTCGCCTCCGGCACCGGCAACAAGATCATCCTGTTCGGCGCGCGTACCGGGCTGGACGGCATCGGCGGGGTTTCGGTGCTGGCGTCGGACACCTTCAGTGCTGATGGGGGGGCGGAGAACTCGCGCAAGAAGCTGCCGTCGGTGCAAGTGGGTGACCCTTTCATGGAGAAGGTGCTCATCGAGTGCTGCCTCGAGCTGTATGCCGGCGGCTTGGTGATCGGCATCCAGGACCTGGGTGGAGCCGGATTATCCTGCGCCACATCGGAATTAGCGTCCGCCGGGGACGGCGGGATGGCCATCCAACTGGACGCCGTTCCGTTGCGGGCCAAGGACATGACGCCCGCCGAGGTGCTGTGCAGCGAATCGCAGGAACGAATGTGCGCCGTCGTCGCACCCGAGAACGTCGACGCCTTCCTGGCGGTGTGCCGCAAATGGGAAGTGCTGGCCACCGTGATCGGCGAGGTCACCGACGGAGACCGGCTACGCATCACCTGGAACGGCGAGACCGTCGTCGACGTGCCGCCGCGTACGGTCGCGCACGAAGGCCCGGTGTATCAGCGCCCGGTGCAGCGCCCCGACTACCAAGACGCCCTGAACGCCGACACCTCGGCCGCGCTGCCCAGGCCGACCACTGGCGACGAGTTGCGCGCGACCTTGCTTGCTCTGCTGGGCAGTCCGCATCTGTGCAGCCGCGGCTTCATCACCGAACAGTACGACCGCTACGTGCGCGGCAACACGGTACTGTGTGAGCACGCCGACGGCGGTGTGCTGCGCATCGACGAACTCACCGGCCGCGGCATCGCGCTGTCGACCGACGCGTCCGGCCGCTACACCAAGCTGGACCCCTACACCGGTGCCCAACTCGCGCTGGCCGAGGCATACCGCAACGTCGCCGTCACCGGCGCCACCCCGGTCGCGGTGACCAACTGCCTCAACTTCGGCTCGCCCGAAGACCCCGGGGTCATGTGGCAGTTCGCCCAAGCGGTCCGCGGCTTGGCCGACGGCTGTGCGGCCCTTGGCATTCCGGTGACCGGCGGCAATGTCAGCTTCTACAACCAGACGGGTTCCTCGGCGATCCTGCCCACTCCAGTGGTCGGCGTGCTCGGCGTGATCGACGACGTCAGCCGGCGCATCCCCACCGGGCTGGGCACCGAACCGGGGGAAACGTTGCTGTTGTTGGGCGACACGCGTGACGAGTTCGACGGATCGATCTGGGCGCAGGTGACCGCCGACCACCTGGGCGGCCTACCGCCGGCCGTCGACCTGGCGCGCGAAAAGCTGCTGGCCGACGTGCTGAGTGCAGCTTCGCGCGATGGCCTGGTATCGGCGGCGCATGACCTGTCCGAAGGCGGCTTGGCCCAGGCCATCGTGGAGGCGGCGCTGGCCGGCGAAACCGGTTGCCGCATCGTGCTTCCCGAAGATGTCGACCCGTTCGTGGCGTTGTTCTCCGAGTCGGCAGGGCGGGTCCTGGTTGCGGTGCCGCGCACCGAGGAAAGCCGATTCCGGGCGATGTGCGAGGCGCGCGGCCTGCCGGCCGTCCGCATCGGCGTCGTCGACCAAGGCTCCGACGCCGTGGAGGTGCAGGGCTTGTTCACGGTATCCCTGGCCGAACTGCGGGAGACCTGGGAAACGGTGCTGCCGCGGCTGTTTGGATGA
- a CDS encoding VOC family protein: MTLHIEMVTIDCADAAKLAGWWAEHFGGTTHELLPGEFIAVSRPEGPRLGFQQVPDPTPGKNRAHLDFTAADVDAEVDRLIAAGATRVGGRQIGDNFRWVVLADPEGNQFCVAGQ; this comes from the coding sequence ATGACGCTGCACATCGAGATGGTCACCATCGACTGCGCCGATGCCGCGAAACTGGCCGGCTGGTGGGCCGAGCACTTCGGCGGCACCACTCACGAACTGCTGCCGGGTGAGTTCATCGCGGTATCCCGGCCGGAAGGTCCCCGGTTGGGCTTCCAGCAGGTGCCTGACCCGACCCCGGGCAAGAACCGCGCCCACCTGGACTTCACCGCCGCCGACGTCGATGCCGAAGTGGACCGGCTGATCGCCGCGGGAGCCACCAGGGTCGGCGGCCGGCAGATCGGCGACAACTTCCGCTGGGTGGTTCTGGCCGACCCCGAAGGCAATCAGTTCTGCGTGGCCGGGCAGTAG
- a CDS encoding M18 family aminopeptidase, with protein sequence MAANGQALCEFIDASPSPFHVCATVARRLLDAGYTELAEADRWPDQPGRYFTVRSGSVVAWNSENSYSPTPFRIIGAHTDSPNLRVKQHPDRLVAGWQVVALEPYGGAWLNSWLDRDLGISGRLSVRDGAGVSDRLVRIDDPILRVPQLAIHLAEDRKAVTLDPQRHLNAVWGVGERIESFVGYVAQCAGVAEDDVLAADLMTHDLTPSAVIGADESMVSAPRLDNQASCYAGLEALLQAQPGDVLPVLVLFDHEEVGSTSDHGAQSNLLTTVLERIVLSAGGNREDLLRLLPASLLASADMAHATHPNYPERHEPGHWIEVNGGPVLKVHPNLRYATDGRTAAAFALACEQAGVPLQRYEHRADLPCGSTIGPLAAARTGIPTVDVGAPQLAMHSARELMGARDVTAYSAALQAFLSPAK encoded by the coding sequence ATGGCGGCCAACGGACAAGCATTGTGCGAATTCATCGATGCCTCTCCCTCGCCCTTCCACGTCTGCGCGACCGTGGCCCGGCGCCTGCTCGACGCCGGATACACCGAGCTCGCCGAAGCCGACCGGTGGCCGGACCAACCCGGCCGCTACTTCACCGTCCGATCCGGGTCGGTCGTCGCATGGAATTCCGAAAACAGCTATAGCCCAACGCCTTTCCGGATCATCGGAGCGCACACCGACAGCCCGAACCTGCGCGTCAAGCAGCATCCGGATCGGCTGGTGGCCGGCTGGCAAGTGGTGGCGCTGGAACCGTACGGGGGAGCGTGGCTGAACTCCTGGCTGGACCGTGATCTCGGGATCAGTGGCCGACTGTCGGTCCGCGACGGCGCCGGGGTGAGCGATCGGCTGGTGCGCATCGATGACCCGATCCTTCGCGTTCCGCAGCTGGCCATCCATCTGGCCGAGGACCGCAAGGCCGTCACGCTCGACCCGCAACGACACCTCAACGCCGTCTGGGGCGTAGGTGAGCGCATCGAGTCCTTCGTCGGCTACGTGGCGCAGTGCGCCGGAGTGGCCGAAGACGACGTGCTCGCCGCGGACCTGATGACCCACGATCTGACACCGTCTGCCGTGATCGGTGCCGACGAGAGCATGGTCAGCGCACCGCGCCTGGACAACCAGGCCAGCTGCTACGCCGGGCTGGAAGCACTGCTGCAAGCCCAACCCGGCGACGTGCTGCCGGTGCTGGTGCTATTCGACCACGAGGAGGTCGGCTCCACCTCCGACCACGGCGCCCAGTCCAACCTGCTGACCACCGTCTTGGAGCGCATCGTGCTGTCCGCCGGCGGCAACCGTGAAGACCTGCTGCGACTGCTGCCCGCCTCACTGCTGGCCTCGGCCGACATGGCACACGCCACCCACCCCAACTACCCGGAGCGGCACGAACCCGGCCACTGGATCGAAGTCAATGGGGGCCCGGTGCTCAAGGTGCACCCCAACCTGCGCTACGCCACCGACGGACGCACCGCGGCCGCCTTCGCCCTGGCCTGCGAGCAAGCCGGGGTGCCGCTGCAACGCTACGAGCACCGCGCCGATCTGCCCTGCGGGTCGACGATCGGGCCGTTGGCCGCGGCCCGCACCGGAATCCCCACGGTCGACGTCGGCGCACCCCAGCTCGCGATGCATTCCGCGCGGGAGCTGATGGGCGCCCGCGACGTCACCGCCTATTCGGCCGCCCTGCAAGCGTTCCTTTCACCGGCCAAGTAG
- a CDS encoding Dyp-type peroxidase — translation MAVPAVLPQPILEPLTPAAIFLVATINDGGEATVHDALPALPGLVRAIGFRDPAKRLSMVTSIGSDAWDRLFVGPRPAELHPFTPLHGPRQAAPATPGDLLFHIRAESMDFCFELAGRVLKEMAGAVRVVDEVHGFRFFDNRDLLGFVDGTENPDGPLSVSATQIGDEDPDFAGGCYVHVQRYVHDMAGWESLSVTEQELVIGRTKLEDIELGEDKKPANSHIALNVITDDDGTELKIVRHNMPFGEVGAGEYGTYFIGYSRTPEVTEQMLRNMFLGDPPGNTDRILDFSTAVTGGLFFSPTVDFLDDPPPLPGPPAPAQPATAGSDDGSLAIGSLKGTPR, via the coding sequence TTGGCTGTGCCCGCCGTTTTGCCGCAGCCGATCTTGGAGCCGTTGACCCCCGCTGCGATCTTCTTGGTGGCCACGATCAACGACGGCGGCGAGGCGACCGTGCACGATGCGTTGCCCGCGCTGCCCGGACTGGTGCGCGCGATTGGGTTTCGGGACCCGGCGAAACGGCTGTCGATGGTGACGTCGATCGGGTCCGACGCGTGGGACCGGTTGTTCGTCGGGCCGCGGCCGGCCGAATTGCACCCATTCACGCCGCTACACGGTCCGCGGCAAGCCGCGCCGGCGACACCCGGAGACCTGTTGTTCCACATCCGGGCCGAGAGCATGGACTTCTGCTTCGAACTCGCCGGCCGTGTTCTCAAGGAGATGGCCGGCGCGGTGCGCGTCGTCGACGAGGTGCACGGGTTCCGGTTCTTCGACAACCGGGACCTGTTGGGCTTCGTCGACGGCACCGAGAACCCGGATGGCCCGTTGTCGGTCAGCGCCACACAGATCGGTGATGAAGATCCCGACTTCGCCGGTGGTTGTTATGTGCACGTGCAGAGGTATGTGCACGACATGGCGGGCTGGGAGTCACTGTCGGTGACCGAGCAAGAGCTGGTGATCGGCCGAACCAAGTTGGAGGACATCGAACTCGGCGAGGACAAGAAACCGGCCAACTCGCATATTGCGCTCAACGTGATCACCGACGACGACGGCACCGAGTTGAAAATCGTCCGGCACAACATGCCGTTCGGCGAAGTGGGCGCCGGCGAGTACGGCACTTATTTCATCGGCTATTCCCGCACACCCGAGGTCACCGAACAGATGCTGCGCAACATGTTCCTCGGCGACCCACCGGGCAACACCGACCGCATCCTGGACTTCTCCACCGCGGTCACCGGCGGCTTGTTCTTCTCCCCCACCGTCGACTTTCTCGACGATCCGCCCCCGCTGCCCGGTCCGCCGGCCCCGGCTCAGCCGGCCACTGCCGGCTCCGACGACGGATCACTCGCGATTGGCAGCCTGAAAGGAACGCCTCGATGA